GGACTCTCGAAATTAGTTTTTCCTAAATCAAGGTCCCTATAATTGAGATACGCCATTCTTGGATTTTGGGACACATAAGGAGTCGTGAAATTGTAAACATTCTGAATCCAGTTTATATGCTTTTCATTATCTTCTTGCTTCTCCCATGAAGCTATGTACCAAATTTCATACATGATTCCAGCTCGATGAGGGAATGGAATTGCTGATTCTGAAATCTCATCCATTATTCCACCATAAGGGTAAAACACAAACATCCCAACTCCTACATCTTCTTCAtataatttttccaaaattGTGACCATTGCGGTTTCTGGAATCGGTTTCTTAACTTAGTCTAACTTAATCGAGAAAGCCGCCTTCCGCCCACCTGATCTATCAAGCAAaagttcttttttaaaattagtagTGTTGTAATTTACAAGACCACTGTAGAAGATGATAGTATCAATCCAGCTCAACTGTTTGCAATCTGTTTTTTTAATACCCAATTCAGGAAAGCTCTTGTTCATCAAGTCGACTAGACTATCCACTCCACCATGGAAAATGGAGGAGAAGTAACTATGTATTGTTGTCTTATTCTTTCCTTGATTATCTGTAATATTCCTGGTTATAAAGTGAGTAAAGAGTAATAATTCTTTTTCATACATGTAAGCAATATTTTGCCATTTGTTAACTAACTTGACAAGCTCATGTATCTCCATGTTCTTTTTATTACTGAATATAGTAGACATTGATGGGACAGCAACAAGTCTAATTTTCCACGCTGCAATGATTCCAAAGTTTTCTCCTCCACCACCACGTATAGCCCAAAACAAATCTTCCCCCATggattttttaattaacaatCTAATCAATGCAAGATTATAATGTCAATCATGATATATATCAAATATCATTTAGCTCATACCTTTATACAACTATGGCACTTAATTGCTCTTTAGATTTGTTGAGGCTGTTGAGGCAAATTAAggtttttgagagaaaaaaaaaaaatcgttaacAGTGAATGTGAATagagtaaagaaaaaaaaatgacgataaaaattaatgtatggtatatatatacatacacgtatttatttaaaaaccaaattcaaattttaatttttgaaatttttgttattttttaacctTGTTTTGTGGGATACTTatctttttttgaaatttaaatttaaattactcTGTCCAGATTGTTTGTTTATAATTAatgtttttatcttattttaaatcttaTAATAAATGTTTGCTAGGATATACgtctttttttcctttatttttggataaattaaatttaatattcttaagtTGTTTGTTAATTTTATAACTAAAATGTTCTACATTTgtggtttaattatttataggtataatttttaatttaaaaatacattaattaaactgaaaaattaatttttgatcaaaaattaaactgaatttttgatttaatttttgtCACCTACTGCTGCTATCGATATAGTGGTATTGTTGGCATAAGGCTTAAGTTTATGGCTATGTGAATGGTTTGGTGACATTCTCCTTTTCATATGCAGATAGTATATTGAAACAAATTGGTTATGAAAATCATATGAAAGTTGCCACTTGTGACTATTCCAAGCTATATTTCCATTGCAGTCCAACACTTAGGAGCATTTCTCTGGTTTCTTTCTTCTATGAGTTGGGAATGTCGTGAATCGGCGGTGTTCTGCTGGTATGTTTTTTCAATTACAATAAAAGACTAAGGATAACCAAACATTATCTACATTAATTATTCCAAACGAAAGGAATTGATCCACTTTTGGAGGACAAGTTCATTAATTTGATCCACCCTTGTAGCTAAAAAGAGCTTTACTCCATTTTTAAAGGATAGAACTTCAACATTATTGGAATATGGGTTCAACAAGTAAAATGAGAGTTGAATGAGGGTTTATGATACCTGCCAAACATGGGATTGTACCAACTTTGTACTATTTTTACTTTGCCCTTTTTAAAATTGCATTTGCATTAGTTTAGTCTTTGCAGTAATTAGATTAGAGTAATTTGTCCTTTGCAAATGCTATTATAACTAATGATTTTGAAACATATTTTGTGCCGTGTTTATTTCAATGAATTGAAAATCCTATTACTACTTCAACTTGCACAGTACTATCTAAAGGCAGCTTTTGGCTTCGACAAAAATCAGTTCTCGGAAATTTTGATGATGGTTGGTATAGGTTCTATTGCTTCTCAGGTATGTTTCCTTATGGAGCTTATTATCTCAAATTGTTTATTCTACAAAAGTTCATACATATGTCATGGTTTGGATTGATATTTCTCTCACCTCActgcatttaatattttttctcaCAAGATGGTCATATAAAAATTTATGCAAAAGTTGAAAAACCGAGCTTCTCATAGTCTTACCCTTGACTAAGAAAGTAGTATGAAGTTCacaatatcatttttttaacgGTCTTCTAATCTCTTAGGTGAATTATTAATGTGTCATAAGCATTTAAACTCATCTATATAACCTTTCAAGATCATGCTTAGTCCAATTATTATGCATTTTTtgaatgaaagatttgggtttTTGATGTGCCTCCCAGATGGTGCTGCTTCCACTAATGAATCCATTGGTTGGAGAGAAAGTAATATTGTGCATGGCCTTACTTTCTTCTATAGCTTATGTAAGCCACCCTATTAAATTATTCTCATTTCTCCactaaaaggaaaaaagaaataatCTAATGATGCTTTCTTACATGCAGGCATTACTCTATGGTTTGGCTTGGGCAACTTGGGTAAGCACTTTGAACAActtgataaaaatattaaacaagaTCTTTTTTGAAAAGTAGAGATTTAAAAGACCAATCAATAAAGAGGCCTAGTCAAAAGGAACTGTTTATTTTCTTCAACAAATCATGCTTGACTTAAATTCTTCCATGAAAAGATCCTTAGAAATTTGCAGCCTTATAACATACTTGATAAAAATTTTCCGTTGATAAAATAATTGTTCTGGGAATAATGAAAGTAATTATCATATTGCAGGTGCCTTACTTAAGTGCCTCATTTGGAGTTATCTATGTTCTTGTGAAACCTGCTGTAagtgattttttgttttttcttatatttatgtTGGTGAACTATGAATATGATTGTTCAATAATTTTGCTGTCAAATTCTCAATATGCAGACTTACGCAATTATTTCAAAAGCATCGAGCTCAAGCAATCGTGGTTTGTTCCCAAATTGCATGAAAAATCATGAACTGACACTCATTATAGAAGAGATGCAAGTCTTTTACTTCCATTCTCTAAATTTACTCTATTCTTCTCTTTCAGGGGAAAGCACAGGGATTTGTTGCTGGTGTACAATCCATAGCGAGCTTGCTATCGCCACTCGCTTGGCGAGTCCACTGACTTGTGagattttttaatcttttttctcttttcattATTAATGTTTCACTTTCAAAAATTTGGATTTTAGTTCTTTTATTGACTTGTGGTAAATCAATCAAATATCAGCATGGTTCTTATCTGAAGATGCACCTTTCAACTGCAAAGGCTTCAGCATGGTTCTTTTATTGACTTGTGGTAAATCAATCAAATATCAGCATGTTTTTCATGTCCTCTAGTTAAACCAAGTCCCTTTATGTAGACTGTTAATTGAGTAATTTCTTTTCATGTTGTTGTTGGTTTAGGTGTTCACcttcaaaacccaacaaatctTATTAAAACTCGAATACCTTGATCTGGTCAATTACACACGAAGAGTGTTGTGGGAGTCTACACTAATGGCATCACAAGAGGGCTCAATCTATTGTATAGCAAATAAAATGTTTGGTGAAGTACTAACAGAATTGGTCGGATATAAGCCAACATCcaagatttatttgatttttttagatttgtctatgttatatattttaaattatgttagATTATGTTAGAGATTTtgtattatcaacaatttactaattgtatgtatatataagtTATTAATTCTATTAAAGTGagtttagatattttaataataatttttttaataattctacaaatatataattagaaatttgCATTActagaataattaaaattaaatattaaatataaatttggttgaaaaatcacatacaattcaatttaaatttattttgcaaTAAAATTTCAGTAGcagaattattatatttttaagtactAAAGTTGTATTTGTTACCAATTTTAAGGTGATTTGCTACTAAAATGTAGTACTAAAAAAGTTTTAGTAGTCTTTCAAAGTAATTATTTTGCTACTAGATTTGATATTTTTTGCTACAAAAATATTAGTAGCAAATTTGCTACAAATTGCCTTGGTAGCAAAAAACTTTCAGCAACGGAGTATTAGCTACGAAGTAGCCACCAAAAAAAGTTAGTTGCAAAAAGTATATTAGCTACTAAATAGGCATTAtttgctaccaatttttttgtAGCTGAATATCCatttttttgtagtgaattATTGTGGTGGaaagttttaagtttttatttgttaatatatattgatggatgtattacataaagtataatagtgaacaataaaatatcacatgcaataataatagtaatcaaatgaaaaaatttgtcaaataacaaattgaatattaaattttgtcaTATAAAAAAATGCATACTAAATAGATGAAAAGTTTTGCagtaaaaaatatttgaatgaTCTCGATTACCCTCGATCTCATTAAAATTGAATACTCTATGATAACTTTGAATAATTATAAAACGTATAACATGGCATTAATATCATCAAAATGTAATAGTTTATTGTTGAAAAATTTATTGGATGTGTAAGTgcacataattaaaatttatttattatgcaaGTACATACAATAAAACAAAAGTTaatatttctttatatatataatttttttcttcccttgggttagttattttttgttttatttattttaatttgttgttggcGACATAAAACAATATCgggttgtttttattttattattagttatgtgaaaaaaatattaaataatttcatatttaaaactaaccaatccaaaataaattagattgtgttaacgcaaattttcgttaactaaattTAAGCCTAACAGTGACAATCTcacatagaaaaaataaaagatgtaaAATGAAAATATGAACACAcaggattttttacgtggttttacaGTTAAAATTATGCATTTTTGTATGATTTTTTCGTCCACTTTTTTGATCTtacttgccactatttataatcacatagtaggcagttaattacaaagttgacttTAATCTTTTTACAACGATCATCCCCTAAAATCATggggtttgattacatatcacgttGTGTAAATGCGGTTATTATTTGAGAATCATATAGATGTGATCCTCCCGCATTTATTGGATCAAAATGATCGTGTATTTGAATACATCTTTAATTATTGTGTCTGAGGATGTCCCTACAGGAGCTTGGTTCCAGTGACCGTGATAGCGAGCTGGAGCCTTTTTCCTTATCCTTCTGAGGTCGACAATGTACGCCTTGTTGCTTCTTTGTTTAAAAGTTTATCACTTTATTTGGGACAATCTTAATTCTTGTTATTAGAGTTTCTCgaagcttgccatatctctatgatctgatcccaaagttatagggatttcttcggtgactcacgatgcgaaagttgaatttgctaagtgttggcgTGCTGCGCGGATTGCTCACTGCCCGGCTAAGAGGACTTCGTCCGAGCGAATGTATGTGGTGCTTTGTTTGGCATATTTCTTGCGAGTAGGTACATAAagttgattccacgtgtcaccatcgtgtgatgccacgtcaaagTGCAAAAATTTGGATAACATTGAGTTATAGAGAATTTCCAATAGGTCGAGTTGTATATTTCTTAACCTCAATATCTAACACTTTTGAATCTCCTACATCAATGAATAATAAAGTAGATAGTGGAGGAGATTAAAATTCACAATTTCTCATTTgtatatttgaatttattttattgttctttGTTATTcttcatttaacttttgtattcGTTATagtcatttttgaaaattctaatTTTGATTATCAAATAGAATATAAAATAGAagggaaattatagtaaatggccCTAAATCATAGGACtatgttagtttatgtcctcaatttaaaaaaaatatagcaatGACCCTAAATCATAATACTATATTAGTAAATGTCCTCATttcaaaatcattaattttttttttttttagaattagaagcaaattatttaaatattatggtatctctatattagttttgttaagttttttttttttttttaatttaaagttatgtcaattttttttaattttttatgagttattttgggttgttggtatatagattttgttgtacggtatatttctattttgttgaatggaatattaatattcttagatgatatttattttttattatgatatgttaatgtataatagtggtatatcattttattagcataataaaaatattttaatgtatgtatataattttattagcatgctacatatatttaattattatttttatagtttttgattgtaagattatttattttaaataatatttaattagtttttattttattatatataatggtatatatattttaattgtggtatataattttgttagtatagtatacatacatatatatatattagtaatctatatttttattattcttattttttgtatatagttttggtgtatggtatatgtattttttgttatacagtatattattttattttattttttattgtaggtatatacaTTTTCTTGTATGGTATATGGTTTTTCTTGTCTATAATATATCATctatttaatatgatatttagttttcattttattatatatatattttttggtatgtattcatattttaatggtggtatatataattttgttagcatgatatatatatatattttttgagtattaatttagcattgttataatttctttgtagtatataattttattactacggtatattaatttttagtactacgatatatctaatactgctgtatatatttaaatgatctaatacatttatttatttttgttacaatataataatatgcaatactaaaaaaattatgtaacttaattttattattatgtatatttcttttaaaaaatatgtgataaatgtatttttataatttttattagctaatttattagatttggccattttcttaatttttttaaaaagtggacatttactaacttagtttccaaatttagggtcattttgcatctcaacACAAAATAGAATATTAGTACTTGATAAGTAGTCCGTGGGAACGATAATCGATCTTACAGTAATAACCTATAAAAGTTATTACGCCTACTTGCATAGCTCTTAattatagcaaaaaaaaaaaaagaaaagaaatattaataaaaaagaaaaagtggaAGGTGCCATAGGCACCTATATCTGCAAACTAACATAGTGAAAAACaaaaccacttgaggctagaAGTAGCCATATGGATTCGAGTCCCAGGTTAAAcatgttgtaatatataaacgcttaaataataataaaaaaaaaaaacatagtgaAAGACAAATGGAtcgaaattcaaatttctctaTATACACTGTCCTTGCCACCAACTCCCAAATCGACATCCCCATTTCTGATATCATTAACCTAAACCCCAAAATCTGTAATTCCCAAAATTTTGTTTTAGCCTGTGGAACTTTGATTCTCCACCGACACTAGAGATCTAAAGCAAATGGGTGTCTCCCATTCAGTAGTGgttttgtttctttcttggtAGTTTCATTTTATATCTAGTAGGGCAATATGTGAGATGTGCAACTTCTGACTTGGGTATACCACAACTCTTTTCCTACGGTACATCAACTTACGCTTAGATGCTTATAAGAGTTTCAACGGACAATAGTAAAGACTACATATTTTATTTGATCTTCTAGGCtaatagtttaattttttagtttttggtgTACAAAATTATCAAAATTGCATGGATGCTTCGACTAAGGAATGCCATATATATGGTATCTGCAGGTAGAGGCTCTTGATCTTTGTCTCTTTGCCACCAATGATTACAGGTGGTAGCGACATTAGTTGGAGGTCCGTAAGTGGTGGCATAGATTGTAAGTTTAGAAATCTAATGTCAACCTATGAGCAGGTTGTTACTTAAGATGCTATATTTTGTGGGATGGCCATTAATCACATGTTAAATGCTAAGAAAATTTTGAGATAGCCATGtcaacatatgagttggttgtTACTTGTAATCCTTTTGATGCCTAACTTAATTttgtaagtttattttattaattactaaaatattatatatttaatttaaatttattaatattttatttttttttctttcgaaTTATCTCAAAATCTAATTTATAGTACGTTTATAATTATCTCAAAACCTAATTTATTCAGTTTCATATCGTTTTTCCTTTCAactctaatttatttttatttaatttaaattttattgataTCATAtactattatacatatatattttgcttttctattcttttctcttttgTAGCTTTCATGATTTAGATACAATTGATCTTAGGtgttttgaatttttaagtcttgaattaatttttaccattgatatattattaattttaatatctttttttataacaataatatattttgaataCATATATTGAGTCAACGATtagttttatttcatttttattatatatatatatataggaaaattctAAGGTGAGAGCATTACTTTTACTCTCACCTGTAAGAGCATTATTAGACTTTTTATTGGTTGAATAGGGTGGTTGTATGGTATTAACatgtgttgttgagtgggaTAGTGTTtggtatacattttttttaaaaaaaaaaaattatattgtgattTTACCTTCATCACCTCaaactcttttgtttctttattattttaaaaatatgttgTTTTTTTATACTCATGCAAagtatgacttttttttttttttgcttaactaTGAAAAGTATGAGACTTACttctcaatttttgaaattactATTATTCATTCATAAATTTGTATCattcatatatatgtaatattaagCCTAAATAATTTTAGACTTTGCTAAGCAACTACATCTTGTCTTATAagtcttaaatttattttttcagttgaactaattaatcaattattgagcaattttttattttagaaaacCTTTCTTTCAATTAGTGTAAAAAAgtaaagaagaagaagtgatTAACAAATAGATGAGTAGatacaataaatattaaataaattgaatatattttctaatactccatatgtcatttttttttattgatttaatcTATATTCAAAACACTTTAAATCCAAAcacacagaaaaaaaaataacaaatgttataaaaaaaacacataaataagaaattgtaaaaaaaaaaaaaaaaaaaaaaaaaaaaactgctacGTGCACATTACAAAAACTATTATAGCctttaaaaaagttaaaataataaaaatattaatttaataaaaactgCTACATGTATAACATTTATGTGggttcaattttaaaaaaaagataattaaaaaaaatctaatacaaCACTCCTatgataaacaaataaattaaagccATTCGATTGAAAATCAAGGGTTATAAAAATGCCCTTATTCATAAGAGCAAAAGTGGTGCTCTCACTTAAAGAataccctatatatatataaatatatatatatatatatattgaagaaTATACTTCATATTATAttcttacatttttattttctttagtcttttaattttgtattttagaaTAATACGGTCAAGTTATtacctttaattttagaatgacCTTTATTTTTacctatattaatttttaatatggttgtatacattatttattaattggaggGAATTGGGTAAAATACTTATCAATAGAGATAGTAATTTATAGCCTTGattcaatataatatatgtcaaaaattaacttttaaaaactacaccataattaatatatttatttatttataattaattttgaattttattaattatagatTTAACTAACAAAACTCCAAACCTAACTCCAaatcataaattttttaattttttttgttttatatctattaaaaatttaattttaattatatatatattaattttaaatttacatagaaaatatttaattaaatttgtttttACAACAATAATGGTACTTATAGAAAATTTGAACATGTTCaacttatattaattaatatataattataagtaCTCTTAAAACAATTAAAATGTCATGAGTTCAACctgaaatattttcttttctcttttttttttatttatatttaatttaagaattcgattaatttaataatataaaaattatatcatattatgttaattaatttacttttgtatttaaaaatttcaaatataaaattaatgagttatattaattacattatttatataatcatacacaaaatagtatataatacatatttataatatcATTACTCTTGAACTTAGTTTAAggtcaattttaaatttatttgtaatttctaaatattaaattaattatttattttaattacacTATCTATATAAATCATGCATGGATTAGTtagtatacacatatataattaaaaagcaaacgaatattattatattcgaaagcacattgatatatttatatttgagaCATAACAAAATGTAAATCAATATGAATCAATTTACACAACATAGTTATTCTAGCATGTTTGGTAAGTTATCCTATCTCTTGTTAAATAACATGATGTAACGCCCTGATACTTAGGTGCGCTAcagttattttctaattaacttTCTCACCTaaaattatcaaactttataaatACTTATATTTACATAATCGCGATCTCGAGTTTAAATTTTTACAAACATAGCCAAAATATTTTTACCAACATGTCGCAGAGCGACTGCAAAATATTGCCTAAGATGTCCCGAGATCGAACACCCCAAGTCGCCCGTCCTGACATGTATAATCACCATCTAAGCTTGGagctcactcctgttcagccttcgcctttcctgtacctacacataaaagtagcaactgtgagtcaacaaactgagtaagaaaagtatataaaaaataatatattacggACTTGTATTTAGGCGCCCATATGCTTATCTACAAGGCTTATGAGATAAGTAAGAATGTTTTTTACTAAGGTACGACcactgtaccacatgcactacgtaccgctactgtacgagtgttggtaggattTGACCCGTACCCTCCATTAGGCATGGCAAAAAGATCCATTCATTCGGATCGGATCAGTGATCCGATCCGACGGATCATTACTGATCCGAAACATTCGGATAGTTATTGGATCTTGGATCAGCTTCGACCCGCcccgcttaatttttttttaaaaaaaatatttttactttttaatatatttttttaaggtgtAAGGCCAGTGGAATACCACTATTAGACATATATGATCTGCCCATAGACcacactatatattattattttaattaattactctctcaatttaattcttatatatatgcgtacatatatatataaaaataaaaatatatatgcatactttccattctatattttaattatttgattataataattattattatttgcaaaATTCCCTACCTTCTTCGAAAATCTTAAATATAAGGTTATAATAAGAAAGTAAAGTAACAAATATTATACACAATAGATCGATTTATATATAGGCActgttaaatatattaatttgtacaataatttacacttttatattatatcacttttatatatgtatgcaacaataatttaaatttaatataaacatattattaattaataagaataatatttaatttttgtttatcaaataaaaatactaattaattaaatattataataatgagtaattaatactattatttgactcttaaatatttaattatttaaggggcatttgctaatatttttattttttttttaattttttaatcataaaaataaaagtaattttttgtttttaaaaaatatgtgttctataaccatttttgtttttttttttaatttttaaaattgataagaaaaatatcactacaaaaaatcttatttttaatcataacaaaatttctgactaaaagtaaaaaaattgtaactaattataaatcatcattctatgttgtgactaaaataggtccatcactaaaagtattagttacaaaaattacaatttgttgtgactcagtataaaaaatcttacttttattattaacatatttatttttttgtaggaGCCGTACACAGTAAATCTTAAAGACTAGAAGAACAGCATGTAAAAAGTTTATAGTtaatttcatgtatttttttagaggagatttatttcatgtaatcatcatactacattattattgatgattatattagtggaatttctaaaatttggtaaatttatttttcaatagtaatattacatttttatgtgataagaatttgatatatttttttttattgattttgacaaataaaataaaaatatataagaaaaaaaataatgcattattagttcttaaacaaataaattttgggaaaaaaaaatataaatttagatataaaatatattttttttatttaaaaaaaaagttgggtcggatcagatccgatctGTATAAGGCGGCCTGATCAGATCCGATCAGAGTATCTGATCCAacggggcggggcggggcagATCCGTATATGATCTGGATCAGGTCGGATCAgagtcggatcagatccgacccgccCCATTGACATTCCTACCCTCCGTACCTACCCGTACCAGTATCGGTAACACCGTACTGTACTCTTTAAACAACATACACTATACTAATGCACTTAGTACCACtaccgtactagtgttggtagtgtacaAATGACAATAAGCATGCATATAAATCACGCATacacataatcacatatataACATGTTCTATGCTATTCTTACCTCGTTTCTGAATTTAAGTGAGTTGGCTGACCTGAACGAAAAATCTCATGAGCTGGATGGATGTCGTAAGTCACATTTGCATAAACTGGTAAATATATGCAACTAGGGATTCTACTGTGGGAAACTATTATAAGAATACCCTacgtataaaaaaattaactaactaAGGCCCTGAAAATAACAAGAATCGACAAATAAAACTTTTCAGGAAACCTGCCCCTAATCCGGTTAATCGATTTTACAGGCCTTGTAAAGCCGGTTAACCAATTTGCACTAGGTAACCCAAAAAAGTTTAAAACTTGTCAAATTTGCATCCAAACGATGGCAAACCTTCCAGAACAATTGTACCAACCTGAAATAATGTTTTCCAAACAATAACAGCAAGACACATACACAAAATCCAAACATGTTATTAATgatccaagtttgagttctcaaaCTTGAACTTGTTCATTCACCACACAAAACACCCTAACCAACCGCTAGAACTCAATTCCATGTCAATTAGAATCTAGAAACTGAACCACAAATCAATCTAACTTTAACAGCCACTACACTTAAAATTGCATTATCAACTCAAAATTAAAGCTTCAAACTACACAAATATTAGAGCTCTAGGGTTACCTTTGATTTACACAACTTGGATTCAACTATGATCTCTTTAAAATCAAACCAAAATCCTAATATTTTGGTGGGTTCTTGCTAGGCTTgaagggaagagagagagagagagag
This region of Cannabis sativa cultivar Pink pepper isolate KNU-18-1 chromosome 7, ASM2916894v1, whole genome shotgun sequence genomic DNA includes:
- the LOC115697904 gene encoding uncharacterized protein LOC115697904 is translated as MILKHILCRVYFNELKILLLLQLAQYYLKAAFGFDKNQFSEILMMVGIGSIASQMVLLPLMNPLVGEKVILCMALLSSIAYALLYGLAWATWVPYLSASFGVIYVLVKPATYAIISKASSSSNRGLFPNCMKNHELTLIIEEMQGKAQGFVAGVQSIASLLSPLAWRVH